GCCTCGACGCGCGCGACGAGGCCGCAGGCGCGGCACGTCGCGTCGAAGGGTCGGCGGCCCTCGGCCTCGAACACGGCGTCGCACGCGGGGCAGCGCAGCGTCGCGCGCTCGAGCCGCGCGCGTTCGGCCGACGGAGGCCTGCGCGCAAGGCCGCGCACGACGTCCGCGAGGCGCGCCCGCATCGACCGGCGGTCGGCCGGCTTCGCGAGCGCGAGGGGCGCGACGTCGATGTCCTTGAGGCCCTTCGGTCGGCGCGCCGCGGCGCGGCGGCGCCGGTTGCCGATGGATCGGCCCCAGGCCGCGAAGAGGACGCCCGCGACCATGAGGCCGAAACCGACGGCCGCGGTGGCGACGAAACCGATGTCGTAGGCGCGGTCGCCCGTGAAGGACCAGAGCGCGAGGAGAAGGCCCGCCACGGACACGGCGAGGCCCACCCAGAGGAGCGGGTGCTGCCCCACGGCGCGCCGCGCCCCCGGCGACGAGGCGGGGCGGGAGGCGACCTTCCCGAGAAGCCTCGTGACGGCGGCGGCCGCGCGCACGGGGGGCTCACGCCCATGGCCGGTTAAGAGGCTTTCCACGACGACGGATCAGGATGGCGCGGCGCTCTCGCGGCGAAGCGCCCCTTCGACGAGCGCGAGCGCGTGCATCACGCTCTCGTCCACGCGGCGCGAGGCGTCGAGGATGCGGTAGTGCGGACGCTCGCGCGCGAGCTTCAGGTAGTTCGCGCGCACGATCTCGAGGAATTCGGCGCGCTCGAACTTCACGAGCTCCTTCCGGGTCGTCTGGATGCGCCGCATCGCCTCCGTCGGCGGGAGGTCGAAGAGGAGCGTGAGGTCGGGCGCGCGGTCGAACACCTTCTCGACGTCCATGAGCCAGCGCATCGCGTCGAGGCCCTGCTTCGCGAACGACTCCTGCAGCGCCGCGCCCTGGTACGCGAAGGTGCTGTCGCTCCACCGGTCGGAGACGACGATGTAGCCCTCCTCGAGGAGCCGCTCCACCTCGCGGATGTGCGCGACGTGGTCGGCCATGAAGAGGAACGCCTGCGAAAGCTCCGGCGTGTCCTCGCGGAACGATCGGCGGACGGCCTCGCCGATGTAGCCGTGCGAGGGCTCGAAGGTCCAGCGCGCGGGATGGCCGCGCGCGGCGAGCGCCTCCGCGAGCCCCTTGGAGACCGTGGTCTTCCCCGAACCGTCGATCCCTTCGCACACGACGAGAAGGCCCCGCGCCATCGCTCCGGCATGCCGTTCGCGCGTGAAGATTCTTTTCCCCCCGGACCTCGTTCCGGGAAGCCTCCAAATAGGGGAGCGGAGAGAGCAGCCCGCGATGCGTCCGATCCTCCTCGCAGCCGCCCTCGTGGCCCTCGCCCCGGCGGTCGCCGCCGAATCGATCCCGCCTCCCGA
This DNA window, taken from Candidatus Thermoplasmatota archaeon, encodes the following:
- the tmk gene encoding dTMP kinase encodes the protein MARGLLVVCEGIDGSGKTTVSKGLAEALAARGHPARWTFEPSHGYIGEAVRRSFREDTPELSQAFLFMADHVAHIREVERLLEEGYIVVSDRWSDSTFAYQGAALQESFAKQGLDAMRWLMDVEKVFDRAPDLTLLFDLPPTEAMRRIQTTRKELVKFERAEFLEIVRANYLKLARERPHYRILDASRRVDESVMHALALVEGALRRESAAPS